Proteins encoded within one genomic window of Camelina sativa cultivar DH55 chromosome 19, Cs, whole genome shotgun sequence:
- the LOC104767421 gene encoding nucleolar GTP-binding protein 1-like has translation MEVKNSFKKISVVPNENDFDDAIVSLIQNQITTVIPKNHPFYTIHDFYTHELWVAQMKFSAMFAAVSKEFPPFNFMYPSFSYLLCGRYNDHDYLLAQGQVQHARALIIQIGRVFKQLMNQDDCDSLDKYKRLKVSALGCLHTVAMRCMPSLAFLEKVRQHMTSLPESNLEEYAIAASSTTTKFDAILALEDCAFPLTLDVHTVADFVRPQVLSWLYELERGHGPRYRDDPVVFAEQYDNHKEHHLAAVTSMKSLVI, from the coding sequence ATGGAGGTGAAGAACAGTTTCAAGAAGATTAGTGTGGTTCCAAAtgaaaatgattttgatgatgcCATCGTTTCTCTCATTCAGAATCAGATAACAACTGTTATCCCTAAGAATCATCCGTTTTACACTATCCATGACTTCTACACCCACGAGCTTTGGGTCGCACAGATGAAGTTTAGTGCTATGTTCGCTGCCGTCAGCAAGGAGTTTCCTCCCTTCAATTTTATGTATCCCTCCTTCTCTTACCTTCTCTGTGGGCGCTACAATGACCATGACTACCTCCTCGCTCAAGGTCAAGTGCAACATGCAAGGGCATTGATTATCCAAATCGGCCGGGTTTTTAAACAGCTAATGAACCAGGACGATTGTGATTCACTGGACAAGTACAAGCGCCTTAAAGTGTCTGCTCTTGGGTGTTTGCATACTGTTGCAATGAGATGCATGCCTAGTCTTGCTTTTCTCGAAAAGGTCAGGCAGCACATGACAAGCCTGCCTGAGAGCAATCTCGAGGAATATGCGATTGCtgcttcttctactactacCAAGTTCGACGCCATCTTGGCTCTTGAAGACTGCGCATTCCCTCTAACTCTCGATGTTCATACTGTTGCCGACTTTGTTCGTCCTCAAGTTTTGTCTTGGCTTTATGAGTTGGAACGTGGACATGGCCCCAGGTACCGAGATGATCCAGTGGTCTTTGCAGAACAGTACGACAATCACAAGGAGCACCACCTGGCTGCCGTTACCAGCATGAAATCCTTGGTTATCTAG
- the LOC104767422 gene encoding phosphatidylinositol-3-phosphatase myotubularin-1: MTPPRPPSGRGRGKPLRGYSESEKMMDGTGSWDTLDWTKLDSASGSGSFANLSCLLESEKVVVEGYGVVLINTDEAGTLLVTNFRILFLSEGTRKVIPLGTIPLATIEKFNKLVLKVQSNPRQSDRNPPRRLLQVTGKDMRIIVYGFRPRTKQRRSVFDALLKCSKPERVWDLYTFACGPSKFGNANPKERLLNEYFRLLGKSSIRASADMIEDGSFTLSNELWRISDLNSNYNLCQTYPFAFMVPKSISDEELLQACSFRARCRLPVITWCQPGSGAVIARSSQPLVGLMMNMRSSFDEKLVAAFCSQLADAKGERRKLYIADARPRKNALANGAMGGGSESSSNYFQSEIVFFGIDNIHGMRESFSRLRDYLDMHGTTSSDGRSSFLRHGGWTWGGGNLSSMSASVSLLGDSGWLIHIQNVLAGAAWIAARVAMESASVLVHCSDGWDRTTQLVSLACILLDPYYRTFAGFQALVEKDWLAFGHPFSDRVGMPNISGSGSFDLPRQSSSAGSFPSSPVRQSSGSAASQSSNSSHGHNNYSPIFIQWIDSVSQLMRMYPCAFEFSPTFLVDFMDCLLSCRFGNFLCNSEKEREQCGIADACXLGVLMLKVLIFWNSMILVMVEXQCRAMTVKYSEMQKEKEAAERRVDEISFAMESLSAELLRERHMSWLARESANRATKEYAALTRAVQSLGCKINFSRSDVEDDPRAGSLENNPRRRNRQGNNSDVSVSISLMSEENRSENPIGQVCEALCPLRTREGLCRWPEAGCAHVGSQFVGLKANFDAFDRLAIDDSYFQSK; encoded by the exons ATGACGCCGCCGAGACCACCGTCTGGGCGAGGAAGAGGAAAGCCGCTGCGTGGTTATTCGGAATCAGAGAAGATGATGGATGGTACCGGTAGTTGGGATACGCTTGATTGGACCAAACTCGAT TCAGCTTCAGGGTCAGGCTCCTTTGCCAATTTGAGTTGCTTGCTGGAATCGGAGAAGGTCGTCGTCGag GGTTATGGAGTTGTGCTTATTAACACCGATGAGGCAGGAACCTTGTTGGTGACAAATTTCCgtattctttttttg AGTGAAGGAACCAGAAAGGTCATTCCACTCGGAACAATTCCATTGGCAACTATTGAGAAGTTTAACAAATTG GTGCTGAAAGTTCAATCCAACCCTCGTCAGTCTGACAGGAATCCACCACGACGTCTTTTACAGGTCACTG GAAAAGACATGAGGattattgtttatggttttcGTCCTCGAACCAAGCAG AGACGTTCAGTGTTTGATGCATTACTGAAATGTAGCAAGCCAGAGAGAGTATGGGATCTTTATACTTTTGCTTGTGGGCCTTCCAAATTTGGTAACGCAAACCCAAAGGAAAGATTGCTTAATGAATATTTCCGTCTTCTCGGAAAAAGTTCAATACGAGCATCAGCGGATATGATTGAAGATGGTTCGTTCACATTGTCCAATGAGCTGTGGCGAATAAGTGACTTGAACTCCAATTATAACTTGTGTCAGACGTACCCATTTGCCTTTATGGTTCCAAAATCCATAAG TGATGAAGAGCTACTCCAAGCATGTTCTTTCCGGGCAAGATGTCGTTTACCTGTGATCACGTGGTGTCAGCCAG GAAGTGGAGCTGTGATAGCACGCTCATCACAACCTCTTGTGGGTCTTATGATGAATATGAGAAG TAGTTTTGATGAAAAACTTGTTGCTGCGTTCTGCTCTCAGTTAGCTGATGCAAAGGGAGAACGAAG GAAGCTATATATTGCCGATGCAAGACCTAGGAAAAATGCATTAGCAAATGGAGCCATGGGAGGCGGCTCAGAATCATCGTCAAACTATTTTCAATCTGAA ATTGTTTTCTTTGGCATAGACAATATACATGGAATGAGGGAGAGCTTTTCCCGCCTTAGAGATTATTTAGACATGCACGGTACAACATCATCTGATGGGAGATCATCGTTCTTA AGACACGGTGGTTGGACCTGGGGAGGAGGCAATCTTAGTAGTATGTCTGCTTCAGTATCTTTACTTGGAGACAGTGGTTGGTTGATACATATCCAGAACGTTTTAGCTGGCGCAGCATGGATTGCTGCTCGTGTTGCTATGGAGTCGGCATCAGTTCTTGTGCACTGCAG TGATGGATGGGACAGAACAACTCAGCTGGTTTCTCTTGCATGCATATTACTTGATCCATACTACAGGACTTTTGCTGGGTTTCAG GCTCTTGTCGAAAAGGATTGGCTTGCCTTTGGTCACCCGTTTTCGGATCGTGTAGGAATGCCTAACATATCAGGATCCGGTAGTTTTGACTTACCAAGACAGTCTTCTTCGGCTGGAAGTTTCCCTTCATCTCCTGTGCGTCAGTCTTCAGGATCAGCAGCCTCACAATCTTCAAACTCTTCCCATGGGCATAACAATTATTCGCCTATATTTATTCAG TGGATTGATAGCGTTTCACAGCTGATGCGGATGTATCCTTGTGCTTTTGAGTTTTCTCCG ACTTTCCTGGTAGATTTTATGGATTGCTTGCTTTCATGTCGCTTTGGGAACTTCTTATGCAACag TGAAAAAGAGAGGGAACAATGTGGGATTGCTGATGCATGCNTTCTTGGTGTTTTGATGCTTAAAGTCTTGATCTTCTGGAATTCCATGATTTTAGTGATGGT TGAGTNACAATGTAGAGCTATGACAGTGAAATATTCAGAAATGCAAAAG GAGAAAGAAGCAGCAGAAAGAAGAGTGGACGAGATATCTTTCGCAATGGAGTCATTAAGTGCAGAGTTGCTAAGAGAGAGACATATGAGTTGGTTAGCTAGGGAATCAGCAAACCGAGCCACCAAGGAATATGCAGCTTTAACACGAGCAGTACAATCACTCGGCTGCAAGATTAACTTCAGCAGATCTGACGTTGAAGACGACCCAAGGGCAGGCTCTCTGGAGAATAACCCTAGGAGACGAAACAGACAAGGGAACAACTCAGATGTTTCTGTATCAATCTCACTAATGTCTGAAGAAAACAGATCTGAAAACCCGATAGGACAAGTTTGTGAAGCGTTGTGTCCATTGCGTACAAGAGAAGGATTATGTCGATGGCCTGAAGCGGGATGTGCTCATGTTGGAAGTCAGTTTGTCGGGTTAAAAGCAAACTTTGATGCGTTTGACCGGCTTGCCATCGACGATAGCTATTTCCAATCTAAATGA
- the LOC104764768 gene encoding probable U3 small nucleolar RNA-associated protein 7 yields MELSSEDNNLTEKVLPPIEQESDVELETTVKKYLRGEGADLETLKDKKLKTQLASREKLYGKSAKTAAKIEKWLLPAEAGYLETDGLEKTWRVKQTDIANEVDLLSSRNQYDIVLPDFGPYKLDFTASGRHMIAGGRKGHLALVDMMSMNLIKEIQVKETVRDVAFLHNEQFFAAAQKKYAYIYGRDGTELHCLKERGPVSRLRFLKNHFLLASVNKSGQLHYQDVTYGGMVASIRTGKGRTDVMEVNPYNGVVALGHTGGTVTMWKPTSQAPLVQMQCHPGPVSSVAFHPNGHLMATSGKERKLKIWDLRKFEEVQTIHGFHAKTLSFSQKGLLAAGTGSFVQILGDSSGGSSSHNYSRYMNHSMVKGYQIEKLMFRPYEDVIGIGHSMGWSSILIPGSGEPNFDSWVANPFETSKQRREKEVHLLLDKLPPETIMLDPSKIGAMKPSRRKEKQSREEIEAEKEVAIEAAKSTELKKKTKGRNKPSKRTKKKKEMVENAKRTFPEQGHNNTASKKRRIGEDAAAELPASLKRFARKN; encoded by the exons ATGGAGCTCAGTTCAGAGGATAACAATCTTACGGAGAAGGTTTTGCCTCCTATTGAGCAG GAGAGCGATGTTGAGTTGGAGACTACAGTTAAGAAATATCTTAGAGGAGAAGGTGCTGATCTTGAG ACATTGAAAGATAAGAAACTAAAGACTCAACTTGCTTCGAGGGAAAAGTTGTATGGGAAATCTGCGAAAACTGCTGCTAAAATCGAGAAG TGGCTCTTGCCTGCTGAGGCAGGTTACTTGGAGACTGATGGTCTAGAGAAGACATGGCGAGTCAAGCAGACAGATATTGCCAATGAAGTAGATTTACTCAGCTCAAGAAACCAATATGACATTGTGCTCCCAG ATTTTGGCCCTTACAAACTTGATTTCACTGCAAGTGGTCGGCATATGATAGCTGGTGGTCGTAAAGGCCACCTCGCTCTAGTAGACATGATGAGTATGAACCTAATTAAAGAGATTCAg GTAAAAGAAACAGTCCGTGATGTTGCATTCCTGCACAATGAGCAATTCTTTGCAGCTGCCCAGAAGAA GTATGCTTATATATATGGGAGAGATGGGACTGAGCTGCATTGTTTGAAG GAACGTGGTCCAGTGTCCAGACTTCGGTTCCTAAAGAACCATTTTCTTCTTGCATCAGTAAACAAATCTGGGCAGCTACATTATCAAGATGTGACCTATGGAGGCATGGTTGCTAGTATCAGAACAGGTAAAGGCCGAACGGATGTAATGGAAGTGAATCCTTACAATGGTGTTGTTGCTTTGGGACATACTGGTGGAACTGTCACAATGTGGAAACCCACTAGCCAAGCACCTCTAGTCCAGATGCAGTGTCACCCTGGGCCAGTCTCATCTGTCGCATTTCATCCAAATGGCCACCTCATGGCTACATCCGGTAAAGAGCGCAAACTCAAGATCTGGGATTTACGTAAATTCGAAGAAGTCCAGACTATTCACGGTTTCCATGCCAAAACGCTGAGTTTCAGTCAGAAAGGTTTGCTAGCAGCTGGAACTGGATCGTTTGTTCAGATATTAGGAGATTCGAGTGGTGGTTCTTCGTCACATAACTATAGTAGATACATGAACCACTCCATGGTGAAAGGTTATCAAATCGAGAAGCTTATGTTCAGACCATATGAGGATGTTATTGGGATTGGTCACTCGATGGGTTGGTCTAGCATTCTGATTCCAGGGTCTGGAGAACCCAACTTCGATTCTTGGGTGGCTAATCCATTTGAAACATCGAAACAGAGACGGGAGAAAGAAGTCCATTTGCTTCTTGATAAACTTCCACCTGAGACAATCATGCTCGATCCTTCAAAGATTGGTGCAATGAAGCCGTCTAGGAGGAAAGAGAAGCAATCAAGAGAAGAGATAGAAGCTGAGAAGGAGGTGGCCATAGAAGCAGCAAAGAGCACTGAGCTGAAAAAGAAGACGAAAGGAAGGAATAAGCCGAGCAAGcggacaaagaaaaagaaagagatggtgGAGAACGCAAAGCGAACATTCCCGGAGCAAGGGCACAACAACACCGCGtctaaaaagagaagaatcgGTGAAGATGCTGCTGCGGAGCTACCGGCGAGTTTAAAAAGGTTTGCCAGGAAAAACTGA
- the LOC104764769 gene encoding 3-phosphoinositide-dependent protein kinase 2: MLTMDKEFDSKLALQGNSSSNGGGETISRSKSFAFKAPQENFTSHDFDLGKIYGVGSYSKVVRAKKKENGTVYALKIMDKKFITKENKTAYVKLERIVLDQLEHPGIVKLFFTFQDPQSLYMALESCEGGELFDQITRKGRLSEDEARFYSAEVVDALEYIHNMGLIHRDIKPENLLLTSDGHIKIADFGSVKPMQDSQITVLPNAASDDKACTFVGTAAYVPPEVLNSSPATFGNDLWALGCTLYQMLSGTSPFKDASEWLIFQRIIARDIKFPNHFSEAARDLIDRLLDTEPSRRPGAGSEGYASLKRHPFFKGVDWKNLRSQTPPKLAPDPASQSASPERDGSPWNPTHVGDASVLQNDGHGGHSESSGSITRLASIDSFDSRWQQFLEPGESVLMISAVKKLQKITSKKVQLILTNKPRLIYVDPSKLVVKGNIIWSDNSNDLNVQVSSPSHFKICTPKKVLSFEDAKQRALQWKKAIETLQNR, from the exons ATGTTGACAATGGACAAGGAATTTGATTCAAAGCTTGCTCTTCAAGGCAATTCATCATCAAATGGTGGTGGTGAAACTATTTCTAGAAGCAAAAGCTTCGCATTTAAGGCTCCTCAGGAGAATTTCACCAGCCATGATTTCGATCTCGGCAAGATCTATGGTGTTGGCTCTTATTCaaag GTTGTTAGggcaaagaagaaggaaaatggAACTGTGTATGCCTTGAAGATCATGGATAAAAAGTTTATCACCAAGGAGAATAAAACAGCTTATGTCAAATTGGAGAGGATTGTTCTTGATCAACTCGAACATCCCGGGATTGTGAAACTCTTCTTTACATTTCAAGATCCACAATCACTAT atATGGCGCTTGAATCTTGCGAGGGTGGGGAACTTTTTGACCAAATCACCAGA AAAGGTCGTCTATCAGAGGATGAAGCTCGGTTCTACAGTGCAGAAGTTGTGGATGCTCTTGAGTATATACATAATATGGGACTGATTCATCGAGATATCAAG CCGGAGAATTTGTTGCTAACTTCAGATGGACACATTAAGATTGCTGATTTTGGAAGTGTGAAGCCAATGCAAGACAGTCAAATCACAGTACTTCCTAATGCAGCATCCG ATGATAAGGCGTGCACTTTTGTCGGAACGGCTGCTTATGTTCCTCCTGAAGTTCTAAACTCCTCTCCAGCAACTTTCGG AAATGATCTCTGGGCGCTTGGCTGCACTCTGTACCAAATGCTTTCAGGAACTTCTCCATTCAAGGATGCTAGTGAATGGCTCATTTTCCAAAGAATTATAGCCAGAGATATAAAGTTTCCAAATCATTTCTCAGAAGCAGCAAGAGACCTCATCGACCGATTGCTA GATACAGAACCTAGTAGAAGACCAGGAGCTGGATCAGAAGGCTATGCTTCTCTCAAGAGACATCCTTTCTTCAAGGGAgttgattggaaaaacctaaggtcACAAACTCCTCCAAAACTAGCTCCAGATCCTGCG TCCCAGTCAGCATCTCCAGAGAGGGATGGTTCTCCATGGAACCCAACACATGTTGGAGATGCTTCAGTCTTGCAGAACGATGGACACGGCGGACACTCTGAATCCTCAGGTTCCATAACTCGGCTTGCCTCCATAGACTCTTTTGATTCGAGATG GCAACAGTTCCTAGAACCAGGAGAATCAGTTCTAATGATATCAGCAGTGAAGAAGCTACAGAAAATCACAAGTAAGAAGGTGCAACTAATACTCACCAACAAACCGAGACTGATATACGTTGACCCATCAAAGCTTGTAGTAAAAGGGAACATAATCTGGTCTGATAATTCCAACGACCTCAACGTTCAAGTTTCAAGTCCTTCACATTTCAAGATTTGCACA CCGAAGAAGGTTTTATCGTTTGAAGATGCGAAACAAAGAGCTTTGCAGTGGAAAAAGGCAATTGAAACTCTTCAAAACCGTTGA
- the LOC104767420 gene encoding serine/threonine-protein phosphatase 6 regulatory ankyrin repeat subunit B-like, whose amino-acid sequence MTPLYSTVTSIKFMPYLKLLIGKDTDLEAYLLKKGASVNALSLNRLTPLHYACGVGCEPLVEVLLENGAFIDPPSEYLGTPLNAACLFNHPSCVELLLLKGAHTEFKNHRGHTPLLTALVNKSLACMEHLLAWGVDTDARDFAGATALHFSCRSGDDLTFLKVLVEHGANVNAPNHNADNPLHLVLLLAGADTEITNGVGDTPLHNAVETLKTSVETQCAITQRLLFADVDTSVENYLGMTAFDVAVYAEVKDLLGSPATPGEKDEDDGFAIEEGAGEFSYTEKPHKDNISERMLGWHLTSGKGKEIGHS is encoded by the exons ATGACGCCCCTCTACAGCACTGTCACATCAATTAAATTCATGCCTTACCTTAAGCTTCTCATTGGTAAAGATACTGATTTGGAGGCT TATCTTCTCAAAAAAGGAGCAAGTGTCAACGCTCTTTCTCTGAATCGTCTCACACCTCTTCATTATGCGTGTGGTGTTGGCTGTGAACCCCTTGTGGAG GTTCTTCTTGAGAATGGAGCTTTCATTGATCCTCCTAGTGAGTACCTAGGTACACCTCTCAATGCGGCTTGTCTCTTCAATCATCCTTCGTGTGTTGAGCTCCTCCTACTCAAAGGAGCACACACCGAGTTCAAAAACCATCGAGGGCATACTCCTCTTTTGACAGCATTGGTTAATAAATCCTTGGCTTGTATGGAGCATCTTTTGGCATGGGGCGTTGATACAGATGCTAGAGACTTTGCTGGAGCTACAGCTCTCCATTTTTCATGTAGGAGTGGGGATGATTTGACGTTTTTAAAG GTTCTGGTTGAACATGGGGCTAATGTGAATGCTCCAAATCACAATGCAGACAATCCTCTTCATTTG GTTCTCCTATTGGCCGGTGCTGATACAGAGATCACTAATGGTGTTGGGGATACA CCTCTGCACAATGCTGTGgaaactttgaaaacaagtGTGGAGACTCAATGTGCTATAACACAGCGGTTGCTCTTTGCTGATGTTGATACCTCTGTGGAAAATTATCTTGGAATG ACAGCATTTGATGTCGCCGTTTATGCTGAAGTGAAGGATCT tttaggtAGTCCTGCCACTCCCGGAGAAAAAGACGAGGATGATGGCTTTGCTATAGAAGAAGGTGCTGGTGAGTTTAGCTATACAGAAAAGCCACATAAGGATAACATATCAGAGCGGATGCTTGGATGGCATCTTACTAGTGGGAAAGGGAAGGAGATTGGACACTCTTGA
- the LOC104764770 gene encoding cytochrome P450 77A4, with the protein MLSSVFIPFPLLLPFSFQILPIATKQNKNLKMSLFPFTTTSFNISPSLFFTVLVSTLVLLILTRRSSKSKRVKLPPGPPGWPVVGNLFQFARSKKQFYEYVDDVRNKYGPIFTLRMGSRTMIIISDSAIAHDVLIQRGPMFATRPSENPTRTIFSSNTFTVNASAYGPVWRSLRRNMVQNMLSSARFKEFGSSRQSAMDKLVERIRSEAKDNNGLVWVLRNARFAAFCILLEMCFGIEMDEESILNMDQVMKKVLITLNPRLDDYLPILAPFYSKERARALEVRREQVDFIVKFIERRRRAIQNPGTDKTASSFSYLDTLFDLKIEGRKTTPSNEELVSLCSEFLNGGTDTTGTALEWGIAQLIVNPEVQSRLYDEIKSTVGDRKVEEKDVDKMVFLQAVVKEILRKHPPTYFTLTHSVTEETTVAGYDVPVGINVEFYLPAINEDPKLWSDPKKFNPDRFISGKEEADITGVTGVKMMPFGVGRRICPGLAMATVHVHLMLAKMVQEFEWSAYPPGSEINFAGKLEFTVVMKEPLRAMVKSRA; encoded by the coding sequence ATGctctcctctgtttttataccttttcctctgcttcttcccTTTTCATTCCAAATCCTCCCTATAGCTACAAAGCAAAACAAGAATCTAAAAATGTCTCTCTTTCCTTTTACTACCACTTCATTTAACATCTCTCCTTCACTATTCTTCACCGTCCTCGTATCCACTTTGGTTCTACTGATCCTCACGCGTAGGAGCTCTAAATCAAAGCGCGTAAAGCTTCCTCCAGGTCCTCCGGGTTGGCCAGTTGTCGGGAACCTCTTCCAATTCGCTCGCTCCAAAAAGCAATTCTACGAGTACGTTGATGATGTAAGGAACAAATACGGTCCTATCTTCACGTTGAGGATGGGGAGTCGAACGATGATCATCATCTCTGATTCAGCTATCGCCCACGACGTCCTCATTCAACGCGGACCAATGTTCGCAACCCGACCTTCCGAGAATCCGACCAGAACCATCTTCAGCTCCAACACATTCACCGTCAACGCTTCGGCTTACGGACCCGTGTGGCGGTCCTTAAGACGGAACATGGTACAGAACATGCTAAGCTCGGCAAGGTTCAAAGAATTCGGGTCGTCGAGACAATCCGCCATGGATAAACTCGTGGAGAGGATCAGATCAGAAGCTAAAGACAACAACGGTCTTGTCTGGGTACTAAGAAACGCAAGATTCGCTGCGTTTTGTATTCTTTTGGAGATGTGTTTCGGAATCGAAATGGACGAAGAGTCGATTTTGAACATGGATCAAGTGATGAAGAAAGTGTTGATCACGCTTAACCCAAGACTCGATGATTACCTCCCGATCCTTGCTCCGTTTTACTCCAAGGAGAGAGCAAGAGCTCTGGAGGTTCGTCGTGAGCAAGTTGATTTCATCGTTAAGTTCATCGAGAGACGACGGAGAGCGATTCAGAATCCGGGGACTGATAAAACGGCGTCGTCTTTCTCGTATCTTGATACACTCTTTGACCTTAAAATCGAAGGTCGTAAAACGACGCCGTCTAACGAAGAGCTCGTGTCTCTCTGCTCGGAGTTTCTCAACGGAGGTACTGATACGACGGGGACGGCGCTCGAGTGGGGTATAGCGCAGCTGATCGTGAACCCTGAGGTTCAATCTCGGCTCTACGATGAGATTAAATCAACGGTTGGAGATCGTAAGGTTGAGGAGAAAGATGTGGATAAAATGGTCTTTTTACAAGCAGTCGTTAAGGAGATTCTCCGGAAACATCCGCCGACTTATTTTACGTTGACTCATTCCGTTACGGAGGAGACGACGGTCGCAGGTTACGATGTTCCCGTTGGGATTAACGTCGAGTTTTATCTCCCTGCTATTAATGAGGATCCGAAGCTTTGGTCTGATCCGAAGAAGTTTAACCCGGATCGGTTTATTTCGGGTAAAGAGGAAGCGGACATAACCGGTGTAACCGGAGTTAAAATGATGCCGTTTGGTGTTGGCCGTCGGATTTGTCCGGGTCTAGCGATGGCGACCGTACACGTGCACTTAATGCTAGCGAAGATGGTTCAAGAGTTTGAGTGGAGCGCTTATCCGCCGGGAAGTGAAATTAATTTCGCCGGGAAATTGGAATTTACGGTGGTGATGAAGGAACCGTTGAGAGCCATGGTTAAGTCAAGAgcttaa
- the LOC104764771 gene encoding LOW QUALITY PROTEIN: uncharacterized protein LOC104764771 (The sequence of the model RefSeq protein was modified relative to this genomic sequence to represent the inferred CDS: substituted 1 base at 1 genomic stop codon), whose translation MEWEVEIVNELRNVFGEIAAIPVQVLLTGICLQISNGSYSGVSEILQEFFSIXVYKDNHYILNDARVSAKGLHGKISLDIDEFLEVVELYTFGVLAKVSDDVGLAISWVEKAALPEDRRHGLLRRLHSLLSLKTANVPEASSLEEDSKDSSSYAVVNKPKDSKNEIDSGLKLSKQYEPSPLWSSHPLSVKLGNTQFSMSKGKVAISLVGLIICYALKRKQAALIRIIRRQMESTRKAFVDFWKLAFSYQVNPLAAIQSIPNSTT comes from the exons ATGGAATGGGAAG TTGAGATTGTAAACGAGTTGAGAAATGTGTTTGGCGAAATTGCAGCTATCCCTGTTCAAGTTCTTCTCACTGG AATATGCCTTCAAATATCAAATGGTTCCTACTCGGGTGTAAGTGAGATTCTGCAAGAGTTTTTTAGCATATAGGTTTACAAAGACAACCACTATATCCTAAATGATGCTAGAGTAAGTGCAAAAGGGCTCCATGGGAAAATATCTTTGGATATTGATGAGTTCTTAGAAGTTGTAGAGCTGTATACCTTTGGAGTTCTTGCAAAAGTTTCTGATGATGTGGGCCTAGCCATTTCATGGGTTGAGAAAGCTGCATTGCCTGAGGATAGACGACAT GGGCTTTTGAGAAGATTACATTCTTTATTATCCCTCAAAACAGCAAACGTTCCAGAGGCTAGTTCTTTAGAGGAAGATTCCaaggattcttcttcttatgccGTAGTGAATAAGCCCAAGGATTCCAAGAATGAGATTGATTCTGGCCTGAAACTCTCTAAACAATATGAACCTTCGCCACTTTGGTCATCCCATCCTCTAAGCGTCAAGCTTGGTAATACCCAATTTAGCATGTCCAAGGGAAAGGTTGCTATAAGCCTTGTTGGATTAATCATATGTTATGCTTTGAAGAGAAAACAAGCTGCTTTAATACG GATCATTCGCAGACAAATGGAGTCCACAAGAAAAGCATTTGTAGATTTCTGGAAGCTTGCGTTTTCATACCAAGTGAATCCTCTTGCAGCAATTCAATCCATACCAAACAGCACAACATGA
- the LOC104764766 gene encoding cyclin-dependent protein kinase inhibitor SMR1, with the protein MDLELLQDLSKFNFPAPIKIRSKTSKAKNEEGDDDEDVLSCSTPTSQEHKIPSVVDSPPPAPRKPRQPPSAPSATASRMIRSISCKRKLLVSTCEIVMNREEIDRFFSSVYNETSTTAKRRRSYPYCAPR; encoded by the coding sequence ATGGATCTTGAGTTACTACAAGATTTGTCCAAATTCAATTTCCCAGCACCCATCAAGATCCGATCCAAAACCTCAAAAGCAAAGAACGAGGAAGGTGATGATGACGAGGATGTCCTCAGCTGTAGTACACCGACATCCCAAGAACACAAGATTCCCTCCGTCGTAGACTCTCCACCTCCTGCGCCACGAAAACCCCGGCAACCACCGTCAGCACCGTCGGCTACGGCTTCTCGGATGATCAGATCGATCTCTTGCAAGAGGAAGCTTTTAGTCTCGACTTGTGAGATTGTCATGAATCGGGAAGAGATTGACCGTTTCTTCTCCTCCGTATACAATGAGACGTCGACGACGGCGAAACGGCGGAGGAGTTATCCTTATTGTGCTCCCAGATGA